A part of Fundulus heteroclitus isolate FHET01 chromosome 23, MU-UCD_Fhet_4.1, whole genome shotgun sequence genomic DNA contains:
- the zc4h2 gene encoding zinc finger C4H2 domain-containing protein, translating to MGDEQEIMCKLENILEIRNKTIQMQKIKSRLKMEFEALESEEKHLKEYKQEMDLLLQEKMAHVEELRLIHADINVMESTIKQSENDLNKLLETTRRLHDEYKPLKEHVDALRMTLGLHRLPNLNEEEEKLSLDYFEKQKAEWQKEPHEPAIPESLAAAAAAAQQLQVSRKQDARQTATFRQQPPPMKACLSCHQQIHRNAPICPLCKAKSRSRNPKKPKRKPDE from the exons atggGGGACGAACAAGAAATAATgtgcaaactggagaacatcTTGGAAATACG AAACAAGACGATCCAGATGCAGAAGATCAAGTCTCGTCTAAAGATGGAGTTTGAGGCTCTGGAGTCTGAGGAGAAGCACTTGAAGGAATACAAACAAGAAATGGATCTCCTTCTGCAAGAGAAAATGGCCCACGTCGAAGAGCTGCGCCTCATCCATGCAGATATTAATGTG ATGGAGAGCACCATAAAGCAGTCAGAGAACGACCTGAATAAACTGCTAGAAACAACTCGCCGCCTCCATGATGAGTACAAGCCTCTGAAGGAGCACGTTGATGCGCTCAGGATGACTTTGGGTCTTCACAGACTCCCCAACTTgaacgaggaggaggagaagctgtCCCTGGA TTACTTTGAGAAGCAGAAGGCCGAGTGGCAGAAGGAGCCACACGAGCCCGCCATCCCAGAGTCTCTGGCTGCAGCCGCAGCGGCGGCACAGCAGCTTCAGGTGTCCAGGAAGCAAGACGCCCGGCAGACGGCCACCTTCAGGCAGCAGCCGCCACCCATGAAG GCGTGCCTGTCCTGCCACCAGCAGATTCACCGTAACGCTCCCATATGTCCGCTCtgcaaggccaagagccgctcCCGCAACCCGAAGAAGCCCAAGAGGAAGCCAGATGAGTAG
- the asb12b gene encoding LOW QUALITY PROTEIN: ankyrin repeat and SOCS box protein 12 (The sequence of the model RefSeq protein was modified relative to this genomic sequence to represent the inferred CDS: inserted 1 base in 1 codon), producing MAQGQAVNMSLMDISKIFSLLQPKEEDEDGEQGQALNSAVSADDAALLSELLSQEKYRRCINAPSGWGVPVTPLRTAAALGHLRCLELLLEHGAEIDVLDVKAQTPXFTAVGGKHLDCVVALLKAGADPNGSQYNNCSPVLTAAREGDVDILRELLRFGAEVDVRPKVPEWASNATACRGPLYISAVYGHLGCFKLLLLHGANPDYNCTDDKMLARIKQPKTVVEVCLRYGCGVEYIQLLIDFGADVYLPTLIIDKTTKQNEALLLLLKERVCPKTLMSQARLAIRRHIPFADKDPAVDSLDIPLILRNYLKHRNSEL from the exons ATGGCCCAGGGCCAGGCGGTCAACATGAGTCTGATGGACATTTCAAAGATCTTCTCCCTGCTCCAGCccaaggaggaggacgaggacgGCGAGCAGGGTCAGGCCCTGAACAGCGCCGTGAGCGCTGACGACGCCGCCCTGCTCTCTGAGCTCCTCTCGCAGGAAAAATACCGGAGGTGTATCAATGCTCCGAGCGGCTGGGGGGTCCCGGTGACCCCGCTGCGCACCGCCGCCGCCCTCGGACACCTGAGGTGCCTGGAGCTGCTGTTGGAGCACGGTGCAGAG ATAGACGTTCTGGACGTGAAGGCCCAGACTC TGTTCACGGCCGTGGGTGGGAAACACCTGGACTGCGTGGTGGCCCTGCTGAAGGCTGGCGCCGACCCCAACGGCAGCCAGTACAACAACTGCTCGCCGGTGCTGACCGCCGCCCGGGAGGGCGACGTGGACATCCTCCGGGAGCTGCTGCGGTTCGGAGCCGAGGTGGATGTCCGGCCCAAAGTCCCAGAGTGGGCGTCTAACGCCACGGCCTGCCGAGGGCCCCTGTACATCTCGGCCGTGTACGGACACCTGGGCTGCTTTAAGCTGCTCCTGCTCCACGGGGCCAACCCGGACTACAACTGCACCGACGACAAGATGCTGGCCAGGATAAAGCAGCCCAAGACGGTAGTGGAGGTGTGCCTCCGTTACGGCTGCGGGGTGGAGTACATTCAGCTGCTCATAGACTTCGGGGCAGACGTTTACCTGCCCACCCTCATCATTGACAAGACCACCAAGCAGAAtgaagctctgctgctgctgctcaaagAGAGAG TTTGTCCCAAAACACTGATGTCACAGGCTCGGCTGGCGATCCGAAGACACATCCCGTTTGCCGACAAGGACCCCGCAGTAGACAGTTTGGACATACCTCTGATCCTGAGGAACTACCTAAAGCACAGGAACTCTGAGCTCTGA